Within Paracoccus jeotgali, the genomic segment GGATCGGCTCGCCGACATGGACGGTGAAATCCAGCCCGTTGGGCAGCCGCCGGCCCGAGATCGGGACCAGCAGCGCCTCGTGCCGCAGCGCCAGTTCGGCGGGCGTCAGCACGGTGCGCGAGGGCAGGTCGAAGAAGCGCAGCACCTCGCCCTCGCGCGCGAACTGGTCGAAGCCGAGCGCCAGCATCCCGCCGCCGCGCAGGAATTTCAGCATCGCCGCGATTCCGGCGCGGCCGCGCGGAAAGATCGGCTCGGCAATGGCGCGCATGGCGGGGATGTAGTGGCTGTTGAAGGCCGCGTTGTTCATCGGCCGAAACAGCGCCCCCACCGGCCAGCCGCGTCCGGCCAGCGCCGCGCGCATGGCGTCGTAATTGCCGAAATGCGCGCAGGCGAGGATCACCGGCCGGTCCGACCGGGCCGCCTCTTCCAGCGCGGCAAGGCCGGGGCCGGTCAGCGGATCGCTGCTGCGGATGCGGTCGGTGAAGGCGTCGCCGGCATAGATCTCGGCCAGCGAGCGGCCGGCATTGTCCAGCACGCCGCGCGCGATGCGGGCGCGTTCGGCCGCGTCCAGTTCCGGCATCGCCTGCGCCAGATTGCGGCGCGCGCGGCGCGTCCAGCCGGCGACGGGGCCAAGGATATGGGCAAAGACCCAGCCGACCAGCGGGATGCGCCGTCGATAGGGCAGCAGCCGCGCCAGACCCATCACCGCCAGAAAGGCGCCATTGGCCAGCCGGTCGGTCAGGCGGGGGCGGTCGTCAGCCTCGGGCGTCGGCATGGGCGGCCTCTTGTCGTGCCAAGCGCGTCTCGCGCCACCAGATATACATCCCCGCGCAGACGATGATCGAGGCGCCGATGACGGTCCAGATATCGGGCAGCACGCCCCAGAACAGGAACCCCCACAGCGCCGCCCAGATCAGCCCGGTATAGCCGAAGGGCGCGATGGCCCCGGCCTCGGCCAGCGAAAACGCGTGGATCAGCAGCGCCTGCGACACCGCGCCGAAGACGCCGATGATCAGGAACGCCCAGAGATGCTCGAACTGGATCGCCTGCCAGAAGAACGGCACCGCGACCGTGCTCGCGACCGAGCCGACCATCACCGACCAGATCAGCGAGGTCGCCAGCGAATCCGACCGCACCACCCGCGTCAGCAGCGCGCCCGAGGCATAGGTGACCGCCCCGATCAGCGGCAGGATCGCGGCGGGGTGAAAGACCCCCGCACCGGGCCGGATGATGATCAGCGCCCCGATCATCGCGGCGAGGATCCCCATAATCCGCCGCCAGCCGATCTTTTCTCCCAGAAACAGGGCGCCCCCCAGCGTGATCAGCACCGGGTTCAGGTCCATGATCGCGGTCGTCTCGGCCAGGCCGATGAACTGGATCGCGGTGAAGAACAGCGAGACCGAGGCAAGCTGCGTCAGCGCCCGCCAGAATTGCAGCATCGGCTGGCGCGAGCGCAGGCTGGGGAAAAAGCGGCTGCG encodes:
- a CDS encoding lysophospholipid acyltransferase family protein, with the translated sequence MPTPEADDRPRLTDRLANGAFLAVMGLARLLPYRRRIPLVGWVFAHILGPVAGWTRRARRNLAQAMPELDAAERARIARGVLDNAGRSLAEIYAGDAFTDRIRSSDPLTGPGLAALEEAARSDRPVILACAHFGNYDAMRAALAGRGWPVGALFRPMNNAAFNSHYIPAMRAIAEPIFPRGRAGIAAMLKFLRGGGMLALGFDQFAREGEVLRFFDLPSRTVLTPAELALRHEALLVPISGRRLPNGLDFTVHVGEPIPHSTPPEMMQALNDDLEAMIRATPEQWFWVHRRWKQYD
- a CDS encoding DMT family transporter, which gives rise to MFRRSRDGMRRRQGGDQSRGIVILLLAVFCFSMMDATAKYLGEFYHPGQVVWARFMGNLAVLVIFYRSRFFPSLRSRQPMLQFWRALTQLASVSLFFTAIQFIGLAETTAIMDLNPVLITLGGALFLGEKIGWRRIMGILAAMIGALIIIRPGAGVFHPAAILPLIGAVTYASGALLTRVVRSDSLATSLIWSVMVGSVASTVAVPFFWQAIQFEHLWAFLIIGVFGAVSQALLIHAFSLAEAGAIAPFGYTGLIWAALWGFLFWGVLPDIWTVIGASIIVCAGMYIWWRETRLARQEAAHADARG